In Antedon mediterranea chromosome 10, ecAntMedi1.1, whole genome shotgun sequence, one genomic interval encodes:
- the LOC140061227 gene encoding uncharacterized protein, which yields MTAEPAPFDHEDTNTDDRPSRFKKSISGGFSVTEKVAQYDAWANKYDEDMRSYGYTGPEIAVEYMKRYFKDTNGKYLDCGAGTGPLGVHNVKSTITFFSRILDTYDGLLCCGCFVPSHLEPDCVEDWCRIVKPGGIVFIVMNQRWLSQEPAYNEGKLDGAFQKRVDEGKWELVVREQRDKYLTENVAEVFVFKVK from the exons ATGACGGCTGAGCCTGCACCGTTCGATCATGAAGATACCAATACAGACGATAGACCGTCCCGCTTCAAAAAGTCAATATCTGGAGGCTTCAGTGTAACTGAGAAGGTTGCACAATACGATGCGTGGGCAAATAAATATGACGAG gATATGAGGTCATATGGTTATACAGGACCGGAAATAGCTGTCGAATATATGAAGAGGTATTTTAAAGATACTAACGGCAAATATTTGGATTGTGGAGCCGGTACTGGACCTTTAGGTGTACAT AATGTAAAATCGACAATAACTTTCTTTTCCCGAATTCTAGATACATATGATGGTTTGTTGTGTTGTGGTTGTTTTGTTCCTAGCCATTTAGAACCAGATTGTGTTGAAGATTGGTGCCGTATTGTTAAACCAG GTGGAATTGTGTTCATTGTAATGAACCAACGATGGCTATCGCAAGAACCAGCTTACAACGAAGGGAAACTTGATGGTGCCTTCCAGAAACGTGTCGACGAAGGCAAATGGGAGTTAGTAGTTAGAGAACAGAGAGATAAATATCTAACCGAGAATGTAGCAGaagtatttgtttttaaagtgaaataa